A window of the Cannabis sativa cultivar Pink pepper isolate KNU-18-1 chromosome X, ASM2916894v1, whole genome shotgun sequence genome harbors these coding sequences:
- the LOC133031835 gene encoding uncharacterized protein LOC133031835 isoform X1, whose amino-acid sequence MWFHKLAYPGQCLTNSHLDIIFYYLRKKGKYAKEPKVKFTTTDCLFFKTIHALYEKFIAQKKNLSLITAQHAIADYIRGRKMLCGSPWHLCDHVFFIIHMETESHWILGRLNIEERRMYMYNSLSTAMKDSAAIKACQPFAVLLPHFFALFDEFKKENKPVCLDPFEVVKVDGLPQQTSNDCGCFVASFAEYFIDMKPIPPIFDVEKHRDRLAVLFYKYARMKEVDFIDSEDEASPKGPKKNLS is encoded by the exons ATGTGGTTCCACAAGCTTGCATATCCTGGCCAATGTTTAACTAATTCt caTCTGGACATCATTTTTTACTATCTACGTAAAAAAGGAAAGTATGCAAAGGAGCCAAAGGTTAAGTTCACAACCACCGATTGCTTATTCTTCAAAACCATTCatgctttgtatgaaaaatttattgcacagaaaaaaaatctttctttgataacTGCCCAGCATGCCATTGCTGATTATATAAGAGGTAGAAAAATGTTATGTGGTTCCCCTTGGCATTTGTGCGATCATGTTTTCTTTATCATCCATATGGAGACTGAATCACATTGGATTCTTGGTCGATTGAATATTGAGGAAAGGCGTATGTACATGTACAACTCCTTGTCGACTGCTATGAAAGATAGTGCTGCTATCAAAGCTTGTCAGCCATTTGCGGTGTTGTTGCCCCACTTTTTTGCTTTGTTTGATGAGttcaaaaaggaaaacaaaCCGGTTTGTTTAGACCCTTTCGAAGTTGTTAAGGTTGATGGTTTGCCTCAACAAACCTCGAA tgACTGTGGTTGTTTCGTTGCATCGTTCGCCGAATACTTTATTGATATGAAACCGATTCCTCCCATATTTGATGTTGAGAAACACCGTGATAGGCTTGCTGTGTTGTTCTATAAGTATGCTCGCAT
- the LOC133031835 gene encoding uncharacterized protein LOC133031835 isoform X2, whose amino-acid sequence MMSSDGIGGDPCKQISVSENVEVTDRRLVCFEMGATGLNVDSNIELEEDPIPVEETPLVDKRKSKKPIALTSPFMEYDSSISSSKDGSGYGVVKYVAGLCPLDDKIGKDVEHKDENDFNLWLGEGRRSKKDP is encoded by the exons ATG ATGTCTTCAGATGGAATTGGTGGTGATCCTTGTAAACAGATTTCAGTTTCTGAAAATGTTGAGGTTACGGATCGTCGTCTTGTTTGTTTtgag atggGTGCAACAGGTCTCAATGTTGATTCTAACATTGAACTTGAAGAGGACCCAATTCCCGTTGAAGAAACTCCTCTTGTTGACAAGAGGAAATCTAAGAAACCCATAGCGCTGACGTCTCCGTTTATGGAGTATGACTCTTCCATTTCTAGTTCTAAAGATGGTTCTGGTTATGGAGTTGTTAAGTATGTGGCTGGGTTGTGTCCTCTCGATGATAAGATTGGTAAAGATGTAGAACATAAAGACGAGAATGATTTTAACTTGTGGCTTGGTGAAGGACGCCGATCGAAGAAAGAtccgtaa
- the LOC133031836 gene encoding uncharacterized protein LOC133031836, translating into MATTRSGSKSPSPAKKVSKKSKKAPTVTSKVEPKMGLKKIAKNLVADVPETSDTKKRAPPVKADAPKTKRAKISKSARDVSSDSDFEDEVHGEDQKPKVESKVHARTSVKVEGFDLPKKNPPKEWDYIYDQKNLFIAKAFSTATFQVIENIKSCLSDVQLEMFSKTCFGHFLNLPDFKVQPQVFHGLLLREVQQPNDAELWVMIRGVRLRFSIEEFALITGLDCEGDCSVLDFKQEVNSLCERYWPTSSSITKESVRECFTTKSWGDSDEDAVKLAVLYFVEWFLLSGTKHKNVPKSILDVVDSGRYNEFAWGRSSFELTISSLKGKLDSWVEGVRKARSSGKRPSVFYTLIGCPHVLQVWFYECCKYMKGKYCQKENSRIPRITQWTCNSQPTFKVLKTTIFDVSKDKLQLSNMRPTAGEFKALKLSSFKFDTDYNSYKSLPVPEEPTCCSE; encoded by the exons ATGGCAACCACTAGAAGTGGTTCGAAATCACCATCTCCGGCGAAGAAAGTTTCTAAAAAATCGAAGAAGGCTCCAACTGTTACTTCCAAAGTCGAACCTAAGATggggttaaaaaaaattgctaaaaattTAGTGGCTGATGTTCCAGAGACATCGGACACTAAGAAAAGAGCCCCTCCTGTTAAAGCCGATGCTCCTAAGACTAAGAGAGCAAAAATTTCCAAGTCTGCACGCGAT GTTTCCTCAGATTCTGATTTTGAGGATGAAGTGCATGGTGAGGACCAAAAGCCCAAAGTTGAATCGAAG GTCCATGCTAGGACCTCAGTGAAGGTTGAAGGATTTGACCTACCAAAGAAAAATCCCCCTAAG GAATGGGATTATATTTACGACCAGAAGAATCTATTCATTGCGAAAGCTTTTTCCACTGCTACTTTCCAGGTGATAGAGAACATTAAGTCTTGTCTTTCAGATGTACAGCTTGAAATGTTTTCGAAAACCTGTTTTGGTCATTTCCTTAACCTTCCTGATTTTAAAGTTCAACCCCAAGTGTTTCATGGGTTGTTGCTCCGGGAGGTTCAGCAACCTAATGATGCTGAGTTGTGGGTAATGATACGCGGTGTTAGGCTTAGGTTTAGCATTGAGGAATTTGCATTGATTACTGGGTTAGACTGTGAAGGTGACTGTAGTGTCTTAGATTTTAagcaagaggttaatagtctttGTGAAAGATATTGGCCAACTTCGTCCTCTATCACTAAGGAATCTGTTAGGGAatgttttaccaccaagagtTGGGGTGATTCTGATGAGGATGCTGTGAAGTTGGCAGTTTTGTATTTTGTGGAGTGGTTCTTGCTTAGTGGCACTAAGCATAAAAATGTACCCAAGTCTATTTTAGATGTTGTAGATAGTGGGAGGTACAATGAATTTGCTTGGGGCCGGAGTTCTTTTGAATTGACTATTTCCTCATTGAAGGGTAAGCTTGATAGTTGGGTTGAGGGTGTTAGGAAGGCAAGGAGTTCGGGAAAGAGGCCGAGTGTTTTTTACACTTTGATTGGTTGTCCTCATGTTCTTCAAGTTTGGTTCTACGAGTGTTGTAAGTACATGAAAGGTAAGTACTGCCAAAAGGAAAACTCTCGTATTCCAAGGATCACTCAGTGGACATGCAATAGTCAGCCTACTTTCAAAGTTTTGAAGACTACTATCTTTGATGTTTCCAAAGATAAG CTGCAACTTTCAAATATGAGGCCCACGGCtggtgagttcaaagctttgaaactGAGCAGTTTCAAGTTCGACACCGACTACAACTCTTACAAGAGTCTTCCTGTTCCCGAAGAGCCAACCTGTTGCTCAGAGTGA